Below is a genomic region from Rosa chinensis cultivar Old Blush chromosome 5, RchiOBHm-V2, whole genome shotgun sequence.
GAGTTTCAAGTGGGTGACTGGGTATTCTTGAAGCTGTCTCCTTGGAAGGGTATTATAAGATTTGGGAAACGAGGGAAACTTAGCCCTCGATATATCGGGCCATATGAGATCACGGAGCGGATTGGTGCAGTTGCTTATCGTTTGGCACTACCTCCGAGACTATCTAGAGTGCATGATGTCTTTCATGTCTCTATGCTTCGCAAATACATTGCTGATTCCTCTCATGTTCTCCAAGAGCAACCTGTCCGGTTGAGAGAGAATTTGACATATGAAGAACAACCGGTTCAAATACTTGATAGGAGGGAGCAGATActcagaaacaaaacaataccCTTGGTCAAGGTGCTTTGGAGTAATCACATGGTGGaggaagctacttgggaaccagaggaGCAAATGAGGAAGCAGTATCCTCACCTTTTTGGCTAGCAGGTATGTAATTTCGAGGTCGAAATTTATTTAAGGGGGGAagattgttacgtcccgaacctaggaattacgatttactttcgtgttggacggtaattgttaaatattttcaattttgaaccgttatggatattttagtggccctaaaagttgactttttattcgggtcaaaatttgagaaaatgttcttcacgaaagttgtaggggacgttaaaccgagcgcgtgcatatgtggttcgtaaaaatcggacttcgtatgcgagagttatgaccgaaattgtaaagttactgttcacggtaatttttgattaaaatagaaagttacctagggtaggtttccatttccggaaacccacccttcccctttctctctcctccccccgagctctctcttcctccggttcggcgattttccttcctcttccgattgccggcgattccggccaccccaaggcgtgccaccggtcatcccAGGATCGCCTCCTCCCTCTGAGCACCCCTGcatccttggttttccacgatttggccggaaaaccacggatcgaagcaaaacctcctccggctgcagttttggacttttgccgatttccggcgattccggccacctccggtccccatctttctgtcgaaggtttggttttcatcactgattatttcccctatggtcttgtaacacgatttgaagtgtagaggccggatcgaattagggttcttgaattttctgggtttgtgttcttggatcgaaTTCGACTGTTTGTAGTTGTAATTTGtaaatgttgtagttatgaagtggaatcagtgtgttgagtaggtgttgtacctgaaatttggtggccggaggtggaggttggccactggcgcgtgaaacccacgcaccgccactgtaggtggcgcgtgagacaggGTTTTGGCCGGGAATTTTGACTGTTGAACATGTATTGGATCAATTTTACGCATAGTTAATTaatcgaagcttggaaatggatttggagttgaattgaatataaattttgatggttgatcaagaaaattggtGAATTTGTAAATCGAATtatgaggaatccatccatcggatttcctcggtttggcctttgagcctatatattaaggagataatattattaaagaagattgggagaaattgggaaattaaagttgatattagggttgattttaattaatccaatttagttttccatcccgaaattaaagttacgaacgttatattgtacaggacgagaggaggatttcctcgaggagggtttggatcgacggcaagcttagccgtactttgtgagtggacgtttgttttaaataagtgatgcatgcatttatttattaaagcctgttttattttattaacgtatttttccgagcatataaagataattatgatttatcttatggagttacttctaaatattattttccatgaagtgattatgattatttattgattacgattttggcattgggaatgcctcgttgttgatttatttatttctttagcgtgtgggacacgctgttaatttatacggctttttacgaaaatcagagtacggttgggaatcgtacccgtatgtcctttatacgtgggacttggggaagctttaaggatttaacggtttttaaaccgCCATACCTAGGGtcgttatttatatattatattactggctagcctattattactcctccctacttactatgtgttcgtaggtgagtagaggagagcatgggatgctcaagagtgtgggacactccgacccgagccaataaggctcccttctttcgtatggtgaaagttcttccccatattttaatatgatttgactagcggggctagtccggtttattttatccagcggggctggaatgttttgCACGAGATGTGAACTTAaggaaatacgttttataaacgttgcatgcatcgagactttatattgtaaacttgtgggaaagtataaatttatcttcatttatacttatttattttgtccactcactctaacgtttttatgtactttccccctgggccctttggtttaaattgcccagatcacagtgctgcggaccggcataggagcggaggctagtaccacctttgtcatccattctcagtaggttattgattaacctacttattgtattatattccgagtctgttccttagattgctctgaatacttgttgagagtggatttatacatttgtataattatgtgtgtaagagagtggtttattttgggaggttgttgaacgattgagttgctgggttgtatttgtttaagatgttttggttgtgaagttcgatgtttttatttggagaatttttggattgttgctaggaagcagggcgGCTTCAAGCGTAGAACTTAAATTTTATTgaggagtgttttcagcaggtttagggttgcccatttttaggggaggttctgtcgaattttctcgaaaagtgggtcccgcaggtccacctaggagttaggagggtaattccggggtgggtcctgacaaaTAAGGTCACAGTCAAGGAGATATTTAGTCtattgtgcattgtgctaagtacaacaatacgcctattgcacttagaaaGGATACTTCAACCtctaacacgtcttcgtcatcttccttagGATGAAACGGATCCTATTTAGGGTCAAGACTTCGAACGACCATGGGAGTACTAACAGGCTtgactttatcttcattaaaatgcctaagcatcttttgtgTGCAAGCCAATTTATCAAAATTCCATCAACACGGTGTGCAAGTTCTAAACCATGGAAAAACCGAGTTTTCCCAATTTGTTTCATCTCGAATTTGAGATTTCAATGCTCTGCGGTTTCCTTTAACTAATCTAGAGTtctaattaggttcatgtcatcgaaaTATACTGCAACAGTAGCAAACCCGCAACTTCTCTTATTAATGAAAACGCATGGACAtaattcattgttgacatatctcttcccaataaAGTAATCGCTTAGACGGTTACATCTTTCCACATTGCTTTAATCTGACGTTGATGcttacaaaacaaaaacaaggcaaaataTCATCAAAGCTTATTGAAGTACTGTGGCATTTGTATGAATAAACAAATTGAGTTGCCATTCAACAAATTATGAATTATCTTGGGGGtacaataaataaaagttatgatGCAGATTACAAATTGTTAACGTTATTAAGTTAatgttagagaaagagaagtATAATGGTTTGTCTCCCGCTTTGGAGGGGAGTAACTATGTGTTTGGGCCTTAAGGCCCAAGTTCATTacaagatgtaatgggatgccTATCTATGTGGGAGGAGGTCTATTTTATAAGTAAAGGAGCTCCCATCCATTAACTTATTTTCCAATGTCGGATGCAAGAGAGTCTAGAAAAGCCTATTATGAAGCATCCTGGATATTGGTCTTGGCCACCTTCGACCACCGCGGGGTAGCTTGGATATCGGTCTACGAGATCCATGTTGTGGTCGGGTCACAACTTGGCTCGTGCACTAAAGGGGTGTTACTTATTCTTGGTGACATAGTTATACTATAGGTATCAAAACTGACAATCAAAACTCATAATCAATTATATTAGGATGCAACGGGGTACAAACTAACAATCAAAATTCATTTGGATAGAGATCACCTTTATCTCTATATGCTTCAAGTTAACACCCTAATTACATTGTTTATAACTCAGAAGCCCAATTGGAAGATAATAGAATCTTCCATACGTTGCTCAATTAGATTATCGTTGCAACTAGACATACAATAAACCTTTAGCGAGCTTCTACAATTGTACATGTGACACCGTTTACCGAACAAACTCCTCTGTTGCTGGATGAGTCTCCACTAGGACTCATTGTCTTCAGTAAAAAAGCGGGTCGTCTCGGTGAAGGAAGAGCTGCATCATTATTTAACATTGAAACGACTGCCGACATGGTTGGCCGGTCAGTCGCAAATTCTTGCACACACAGGAGTGCGATTTGAATGCACCTTATTATTTCACTAACAAGGTAACATTCACCTATAGATGAATCAATGATTTCCACAGCTCTGCCTTCTTTCCACAACTCCCAAACCTGAAAATAGTTTGGTCATTATCAAGTTAGCTTTATAAGTAGGGTGTATATTATAACAGTCATTGTTTGAAAATAGACAGACTTGCACGCTTACATGTCCAATCAAATTTGAATATGGATACTTCTCATAGGAACCAGCATTCTTTTGCCAGTAATGATTTCTAGCAATAAAACACCAAAACTATACACATCAGACTTTATTGAAAACAGTCCTTCCATTGCATATTCCGGTGACATATAACCACTGTAgaacacaaaaatcaaatgtTAAGCTTCATTCAATAACATTTATATTGGGTACGCTTGCCACAAGCTATTTGTACTTCTTTAGTGTTTGTTAAGAGTACGATAACACATAGACCAAAAAGTTATTCTGAGATTTTCTAATTTTAGGGGAAACTTACTATGTTCCAACCACACGATTTGTATTTGCTTCAGTTTGCTCCCCTCTAAATATTCTAGCCATACCAAAATCTGCAATCTTTGGGTTCAAAGAATTATCCAATAGAACATTGCTGGCCTTTAGATCTCTATGGATAATTCTTAGTCTTGAATCTTCATGAAGATATAATAACCCTCTAGCAATCCCCAAGATAATCTCGAAGCGTCTTGTCCAACTTAAAAGTGCTCTCCTTGTTTCATCTGGATAGAGTAAGAAATATAGAGTAACTAATTACTCTTGCTTGCTTGAAGAAACTTACAAATAATAATTgtagatatatataacaaagaaAGACTTACTAAAGATGAAACAGTCCAAACTTTTGTTTGGTAAGTATTCATAGATTAGAATCTTCTCTTCATCTTCAAAACAACAACCTAAAATCTTAACAAGGTTTCTGTGTTGGAGTTTTGCAATCAGAAGAACTTCATTCTTAAACTCTTCAACTCCTTGGCCAGAAAACTTGGATAGTCTTTTTACGGCTATTTCTTTTCCATCGTAAAGTATCCcctgaaatttgaatttgagaaaTCAAATAGAGTAGCTGACATGACGCatgaaccaatttttttttttttatttcatacaTTATAACAAGGGGAGCTACCTTATAAATAGAGCCAAACCCTCCTTCTCCAAGCTTGTTTTCAATGGAGAAATTGTTTGTGGCGGTGGCTACGGTGTTTAGATGAAATAATAGTAACTCCGAGTTTATTCTACTATCATCAGGAACTAATCCACCAGTAGCTTCTTCGAAGTAGGTTGACCCAGCAGTAAGGTCAAATGAATATTTATTTTGCCTACGCATACCTATTATCAAACACAaaaaactaattttttataagcCTGTTTTCATATTCATAGCGTGAGATAGTCAAGCTTAGTTAGTCACATGAGATGATATTTCATAATGCAAAACAGGGGAGTTTACATAAAAGTGAGGTGAAAAATGTTGATAAATGAATAGAAGGCAAGATCAAGTTTATTTACCTTTCATCTTCATCCTTACCAACCAATAAAGGGTAAGTAAGAGAATAATAACTGTAACAGATCCAACTGAAATTGCCAGCCTTGCCTTCTTGCTAAGAAAACCACCTGACTTTGCATATTGAGCTACGAAGGTATGAAATAAGTAAACACCCAAAATCCAAAgaaccggaaaaaaaaaatccaaagacCTGAAAATTAGGAAATCATCAGATTTGGTGATTATTGAAATTTTATGGTTTAGAGGCAGAAAGGAAAATTACAATAATGGTCGCAGTGGGTTTTGATGGCAGCTTGGATGTCGGCGATAATGGTTGTTGGAGGATAGAGTTGGCTAGGTTCCTTGTTGGGTCTAGTTTAGTTTTTGGGTTGATGTTGTTCATGTTAGGCCAGCAAGTTCTTCTCTTTATCTatttatctatctatctatctgaGTCATGTTCTGGTGCTCAATTAATTAGTACTCAGTTGTGTACAACTATCCAACTGACGTTTGATGTAAATCCAAGAATGGCAAATAATTAATAAGCACTTGAACTGCCTTATTATTTTTCATCACTATTGAGCACGAAAGTCAACTGACCAATTGAGTAGGTTGCTATCTATAGTTCTATAATATAAAGGGCACCAGTTGAGCAGGACTGCTATCTATAGTTTATAATATAAAAGGAAGTGCTCAGACTTCTCTAAAATTTGGATTGAGCAAATTAAATACCCTTTAGTCTAGAAAATAGAATCTCATAATCAAAGCATATTAATAGTTATTCTAATAAAACTAAAAACGCACAAAAAGcataaatacaattttttttctttttcttttaagacCTTGACCAAATCACACATGCATTTCATGAGTATAAAGGTAGTGTAAATAAAAATGACCCCTCCTATTCCTAAGTATGTGGTCTATATAATTTTTTGAAGAACTACGATATTACTGCAATTAAATTGAGTATGGATTGTTAAATTAGAGCTACTCACATAAGGAATAATTTTTGAGAGAATGTGAGGTACAAATTTATCTGACGGCTGAGGGTAAATACAACTTTTAAGTTATTGTAATTTTAGtatttaaatttaaaacatgtGGTTGAGTTCTACTTGTCTCTCACATTCCCTTAAAACTgacccttaggtgagcaaacctAAATATTAAATACTCCGAATTCACTATTTTTCTACGTTTATTTAGACGACCACATTTAGCTCTAGCTAGTGTAGTATTATAAACATAAAGAACGTACCTATAGAAGTTGCATCGACTCGAACATATAAATCTTGACCAACATCGGAGAAAATCCTCGTGTCCATCAAGTCCCCGTGCCATGTCATACACCCGATCCCACCGCCCCGGTCGTCCGCACTCGTGTATGCTGTGCAAGAACAATCCATCAAGCACTTTTGTCTGCACATTTCCAAACTCATGCTCATGTTCACACGTGCCGTAGACGAGTCCGGTATTTTTACACTCGCCACCTTCACGAACCCTTCTCCATTTTGACATGCGGAGGCTTCCGCTTTCCTAATGCACCCACCCTCACCAAGACTCAATCTAGGTGATTTGGATTCGAACCCAGGTAGGCACGTGCAAGACAACCTATAGTCCTTGGCTGGGTCACAGTTAGTATTTGGACCGCATTGTCCGTAGGAATCACACCACCCAGTCGGGTAGGAGTAGAATTTGATCCATTGATCCTTCCACGTGAACCCTTGAAGTATTCCTGATTCATCTATCACCATCCTTGTGATCTCTGAGTCCAAATACGCGAAGGATATCTCGTCTTCATTGTTGACAATACTTGAATTGTAGTCTCCAGCGGTACCGCTCAATCTGTGCCCAGTCCAAGGGCCGCCCCGCCACAGTGCTTCTCTACCCTTGCGCAGAAACAACTGCAGAACCCCCATCGGGTTTATCCCACATGTACAACTCCCGGTTCCCGGGTCATCTTTTGATTTCCAAGATGTTAGGTGCTTCTCCAACCCGGACCGCCGGTTCAGCCCAATCTTCATAGAGGGAAGCAGTGTATCTGAGGGGTAATCAAAGCCTTCCCACACAACTCTTTGGCTACCATCCTCAAGTAAAACAAGATTTCCTGTATCCAAAAGCTTGGCTGTAAAATTGTGTGGTGAAGAGAGAGTAACGTTTGCAGACCAAAGAGGCGTACTTAGGTCCTTTCCATGTATGACAAGGCCTCCATCACCATTGATCGATAGCACTCCATAGGAATCATTGACTGGGTTGTCTCTGTTCGCAACCCAGACAAAGGCTTTCTCTGGAATCTTGTTATACCAAACTCCAGCGTAGCGGTGCTGAGAATTTCCGAGGCTGAAGAACCCTAGTGCAAAGATTTGCTTGTTAGAGACTAAAACGTCGCCGTCTCTGATGGGACGGTCTGGCGTTAGGGCGTCAAGGTGAAGCTGGCAAATGCTAGAggggagaagaaggaagagaagcaATATCTGGATAAAAGCTTCGATACTGGAACTCATGGTTAGTTTTTCTCACtgaaaatttttgttttggCTATTTCTATTTGCGCATCACTTATTTCCATCGGACTGACTTTATGAAGTCAATCCAAATGACTAGTTTAGAGAGCCTTCAACCACAAGTTTAAGTTCAATAATTCATTAGAGTACGTGTTAGCGAGGTTACTCCTCTCTTTCACTCATCTTtcagcaaaaaaaaacaaaaaaaaggttcaATAGTTCTGACATATCGCACACCAGATTAGAATTCTAGGGACGAGACTAGCTAGATATTCCTAAAGTATTGGGCACGTACTCTACGATAAATCCAAATTGGGCTCTTGTACGCACAAGAGTGCATGCAACTGACCGGTTCATACAACAAGATGTTGACCTATGTATGACGTAGACTTGTCAAACAAGAGAGAGACTTCCGTATGACACCTGCACCACGTGGCAATACGGCACCTGCACATGGATTGAGCTTCGCTTGGCTTGACGAGCTTGAGCTTAAGCTTGCTCCAATTTTGTACCGAGTAGAACCATGTTGTTTATAGAGAACGTATTGTTTATGATCTTCCTTGTTCTACCAAGTTGTTTCATTTCCTCTCAGTGAATTATACCTGTCAATGAAGTTCCAAGATAGATCCAAATTGGGCTCTTGTACGCACAAGAGTGCATGCAACTGACCGGTTCATACAACAAGATGTTGACCTATGTATGACGTAGACTTGTCAAACAAGAGTCCTATCCTTTGTCTTGATTTGTATGCCTAGACAGAAAATAGTGGGGAAAATATGTCACATGTTGTTTAGGTTTCTGTAAAAGATAAAACTGAACCAATTAAATGATCTTTTTTAATGAGCTCAAGTTGTTGCCTCGTTTTATCAGCACACTGTTGAACAtaagatgtgtgtgtgtgtgtatttctaCTGTTGTTGAGTCATTAGATGTCTTGTTCTCAACCTTAAATTCTTCTTGCTGCAGGAGGTCGAGATTGTTCGTACTGCACATCCTACACAAATTAGTCGTGGAACCTTAAAATACAAACATATCAGACTTTCTGTGAGCGGCTAGTGACTTTGCTCAATTTTTAGGATGTTGAACATTATGATTAAAAGACAAGTTGAAAATTTGCTTAGACTAATAATATCAAGTTACTTGTAGCATCTTTTAAATTTAAGAGATCTTACTAGTGAAGACAGAGATATGGTGATTGAAGATCTATTGTTTTTCCAACCGTATTCTCTTCTTCCAAAACCACTTTGCTGGGCGAGGGGGATTGCGTCTTAATGACATTGATATAGTGGATATTcactaattttctttttgttttatatgtTACTCTTGCTTTCATAGGTGCTAGAGATACTTCTGTATGGCAAACAGATGAGCTTAGGCACCATAAACCCACACCAGGTGATGAAGCTAGGGCAGGTAAACCTCTTCAACATTAGATTCATTGATATTCATATGCTTTGGCTCTTTGAAATCGTGTGTATCTCttacagacaaaataaaattgtATATATTGTTTACCACAGGTTTGAACATTGTGGAGCAGTCCCTTTGGAAAGCTGTACCTCATTATTTACGTCGTGTCAGCGATGCTTTAAAGAAGGTTTGTCTTCAAATTCATTTCTGGGATTGATCTGTTTCCAGTTCTTTATATGCAAATACTACCTGATGAAGAATACAAGCAGAATATTTTAAGTCAAGATTTGGAAAGTAGTTCAAATATATCTAGGTTTTTATTATTAGGATTCTTATAATTATTAAGattatttctttaggattcttCAAGGATATCCCTAGTTATTCTAGAGTTATCTTagcctccctatatatagaggcct
It encodes:
- the LOC112202636 gene encoding LOW QUALITY PROTEIN: G-type lectin S-receptor-like serine/threonine-protein kinase RKS1 (The sequence of the model RefSeq protein was modified relative to this genomic sequence to represent the inferred CDS: inserted 1 base in 1 codon), producing the protein MSSSIEAFIQILLLFLLLPSSICQLHLDALTPDRPIRDGDVLVSNKQIFALGFFSLGNSQHRYAGVWYNKIPEKAFVWVANRDNPVNDSYGVLSINGDGGLVIHGKDLSTPLWSANVTLSSPHNFTAKLLDTGNLVLLEDGSQRVVWEGFDYPSDTLLPSMKIGLNRRSGLEKHLTSWKSKDDPGTGSCTCGINPMGVLQLFLRKGREALWRGGPWTGHRLSGTAGDYNSSIVNNEDEISFAYLDSEITRMVIDESGILQGFTWKDQWIKFYSYPTGWCDSYGQCGPNTNCDPAKDYRLSCTCLPGFESKSPRLSLGEGGCIRKAEASACQNGEGFVKVASVKIPDSSTARVNMSMSLEMCRQKCLMDCSCTAYTSADDRGGGIGCMTWHGDLMDTRIFSDVGQDLYVRVDATSIAQYAKSGGFLSKKARLAISVGSVTVIILLLTLYWLVRMKMKGMRRQNKYSFDLTAGSTYFEEATGGLVPDDSRINSELLLFHLNTVATATNNFSIENKLGEGGFGSIYKGILYDGKEIAVKRLSKFSGQGVEEFKNEVLLIAKLQHRNLVKILGCCFEDEEKILIYEYLPNKSLDCFIFNETRRALLSWTRRFEIILGIARGLLYLHEDSRLRIIHRDLKASNVLLDNSLNPKIADFGMARIFRGEQTEANTNRVVGTYGYMSPEYAMEGLFSIKSDVYSFGVLLLEIITGKXNAGSYEKYPYSNLIGHVWELWKEGRAVEIIDSSIGECYLVSEIIRCIQIALLCVQEFATDRPTMSAVVSMLNNDAALPSPRRPAFLLKTMSPSGDSSSNRGVCSVNGVTCTIVEAR